The following proteins come from a genomic window of Thermoproteus sp.:
- a CDS encoding CoA-transferase gives MSKCVSPRHAFEKIKDGSVVAISGFNAATAPFYLIEALLRYHMETGRPRDVFIISDALPAVPGFGLDKLGQYIIKNPDQRLVRGFLLPFYGWAPSLQAAVARNLVEGYTWPIGIVTRWLRDVAAGAPGVLSRVGLGTFIDPRQDGGMLNDLARRRRTVEVEVVEVDSREYLLYKAPKPDVALIRATTADEMGNLSMEREAIYGSVLAIVQAVKAHPSGLVIAQVIRMAAAGELHPKSVFVPGPLVDFVVVSRRGNEVERFHWQTYSFDYNPIISGDSPYRVSYEPRPLDVDKVIARRVVLELARLVEKLGRPVIINLGIGIPAVAADVIREEDIEEFIHITVESGQWGGYALTGADFGAVLGHYAVIPMPDQFLLYEGGAIDATSLGFLEVDERGNVNPAFIPGRMTGPGGFPVIAIGSPRVYFAGEFTAGKRALEVSDGTLKIKQDGNIVKFVPSVYKIVFSGKYAIEEGKEVLYVTERAVFRLTPGGLVLVEIAPGVDVERDILARMGFKPAVGELEEMDRRIFRPGKMGLREELLRALKK, from the coding sequence GTGAGTAAGTGCGTAAGTCCACGCCACGCCTTCGAGAAAATTAAAGATGGATCGGTAGTAGCCATATCTGGCTTCAACGCGGCGACGGCACCTTTCTACTTGATAGAGGCCCTCTTGAGATACCATATGGAGACAGGAAGGCCAAGAGACGTCTTCATAATATCTGATGCCCTGCCGGCTGTTCCGGGCTTCGGGCTGGACAAATTGGGGCAGTATATAATAAAGAATCCAGACCAGAGACTCGTAAGGGGCTTCTTACTGCCCTTTTACGGATGGGCCCCCTCACTCCAGGCCGCAGTTGCTCGTAATTTAGTGGAGGGCTACACCTGGCCTATAGGGATCGTGACGAGGTGGCTTAGAGATGTAGCTGCTGGAGCTCCCGGCGTCTTGTCGAGAGTAGGCCTTGGCACCTTCATAGATCCGAGACAAGACGGCGGCATGTTGAACGATCTGGCTAGGCGCAGGAGGACTGTCGAAGTAGAAGTCGTCGAGGTGGACAGCAGGGAGTATTTGTTGTACAAAGCGCCGAAGCCCGATGTGGCGTTAATTAGGGCTACCACCGCCGACGAGATGGGCAATTTGAGCATGGAGCGGGAAGCCATATACGGGTCCGTCTTGGCTATAGTCCAAGCCGTCAAGGCCCACCCCAGCGGGCTCGTCATAGCGCAGGTGATCAGAATGGCGGCGGCAGGCGAGCTCCACCCCAAGTCCGTATTCGTGCCCGGCCCTCTAGTGGATTTCGTCGTGGTCTCGCGGAGGGGCAACGAGGTGGAGCGCTTCCACTGGCAGACCTATAGCTTCGATTACAACCCCATAATCAGCGGCGACTCGCCCTATAGAGTGTCCTACGAGCCCAGACCCTTAGATGTAGATAAAGTAATCGCCAGGAGAGTCGTCCTAGAGCTAGCGAGGCTCGTGGAAAAGCTGGGCAGACCTGTTATCATAAATTTAGGCATAGGCATACCGGCAGTCGCCGCCGACGTCATTAGGGAGGAAGACATAGAGGAGTTCATACATATAACCGTCGAGTCGGGACAGTGGGGCGGATACGCGCTGACCGGCGCGGACTTCGGCGCGGTGTTGGGGCACTACGCGGTGATACCTATGCCCGACCAGTTCTTGCTCTACGAGGGCGGAGCCATAGACGCGACCTCCTTGGGGTTCTTGGAGGTAGACGAAAGGGGCAACGTGAATCCTGCCTTCATACCGGGCCGCATGACGGGGCCCGGCGGCTTCCCCGTAATAGCTATAGGCTCTCCGAGAGTTTACTTCGCGGGGGAGTTCACCGCCGGCAAGAGGGCCCTAGAGGTGTCTGACGGAACCCTGAAAATAAAACAAGATGGAAATATCGTCAAGTTCGTCCCGTCGGTATATAAGATAGTCTTCAGTGGGAAGTACGCGATAGAGGAGGGCAAAGAGGTGCTCTACGTGACGGAACGAGCGGTATTCAGGCTGACGCCCGGCGGGCTCGTCTTGGTCGAAATAGCCCCCGGCGTCGACGTCGAGAGGGACATATTGGCCCGTATGGGCTTTAAGCCGGCCGTTGGGGAGCTCGAGGAGATGGACAGAAGGATCTTCCGCCCGGGCAAAATGGGCCTCCGCGAAGAGCTACTTAGGGCCTTAAAGAAATAA
- a CDS encoding CoA transferase, producing the protein MMDRDRALMELFGARETKPEALQGVKVLEICGTNFGCRIAGSLLSELGAEVYTVPDEDAKKITPHGVTIGRVGIPYFLEGRGKKEVSLDQAKSLLAEIDILIDGLGPGRLYSMGMGYPQLSERYPKLIYVAISQFGHYGSKAEEYAEMPDSDLTGQAYNGYMAMLGNPSLPEPYSYPIRAGIWLAWAFAGAAGALAALAAYWERMRSGRGQFIDVAINEVLSLDHPYQIGASFVLGGPRRRSSTIDANLLVTYTTARAKDGFVALATVIWPEVEAFFEIIGRPDLAEKWKEALSLWERDPSRLRELEAEVFAEVAKFRGEDLVRASREKGRPPIAIVKSIEWVASQEHWRIRGALMELDCGGKKVLVPGSPFMMSETPGRAKLKC; encoded by the coding sequence ATGATGGATCGCGATAGGGCGTTAATGGAGCTGTTCGGCGCCAGAGAGACCAAGCCCGAGGCCTTACAAGGCGTGAAGGTCTTAGAGATATGCGGTACTAATTTCGGCTGTAGGATAGCCGGCTCCCTGTTGTCAGAATTGGGCGCAGAGGTCTACACAGTCCCCGACGAAGACGCCAAGAAGATAACTCCCCACGGGGTGACAATAGGGCGCGTCGGCATACCCTATTTCCTCGAGGGCAGGGGGAAGAAGGAGGTGTCGTTGGACCAGGCCAAGAGCCTTCTGGCGGAAATCGACATACTAATCGACGGGCTGGGGCCTGGGAGGTTATACTCCATGGGGATGGGCTATCCACAACTCTCTGAGAGGTACCCCAAGCTCATCTACGTGGCCATATCCCAATTTGGGCACTACGGCAGTAAGGCGGAAGAATATGCCGAGATGCCGGACTCCGACTTGACGGGCCAGGCTTATAACGGCTATATGGCCATGTTGGGCAACCCCTCGCTTCCGGAGCCCTACTCCTACCCCATAAGGGCGGGCATATGGCTGGCGTGGGCCTTCGCGGGGGCGGCGGGCGCCTTGGCGGCCCTTGCGGCGTATTGGGAGCGCATGAGGAGCGGGAGAGGTCAGTTTATAGATGTGGCCATAAACGAGGTGTTATCTCTAGACCACCCCTATCAGATCGGCGCCTCCTTCGTGTTAGGAGGGCCTAGGAGGAGGTCCTCCACGATAGACGCGAACTTATTGGTGACTTACACCACGGCGAGGGCGAAAGACGGCTTCGTGGCGCTGGCCACAGTCATATGGCCGGAAGTCGAGGCGTTCTTCGAGATAATAGGCCGGCCCGACCTAGCCGAGAAGTGGAAGGAGGCATTAAGCCTTTGGGAGAGAGACCCAAGTAGACTTAGGGAGCTGGAGGCCGAGGTCTTCGCTGAGGTCGCTAAATTCAGAGGGGAGGACCTCGTAAGGGCCAGTAGGGAGAAGGGAAGGCCGCCGATAGCTATAGTAAAGTCTATAGAATGGGTGGCCTCTCAAGAACATTGGCGCATAAGAGGTGCCTTGATGGAGCTAGACTGCGGCGGCAAGAAGGTGTTGGTGCCCGGTAGCCCCTTCATGATGTCAGAGACTCCCGGCCGGGCTAAACTTAAATGTTGA
- a CDS encoding CoA transferase encodes MSYFKIIENIISSAKGDPPLKGIRVVEFAHYILGPNIPRLLAQLGAEVVKIEPPPRGDRWKYPSMWGGKGFYKGMRIDYLYLNSNKYFVGIDYRKEEGRKLVLELVKGADVFIENMEPGTLDKYGFGYLQLREVNPKLIYVSASGYGNWGPLSRLPSYDIIGQAESGVIDITGWEDGVNEAYRLPDYPGDWLPSTMAVSAILAALIYRERTGRGQYIDLSQAASMQRFMYHFTYMSITGSRLKRSGFIDPSAYVSGVFKTADGKFVALAAMTERQYDVLAEAVPGLRGLRDTRDPESLWKKYEIVRSWASSKRLDELLDFGKKAGVPIQPVLNDKEVLDDPWRAERGSILKIKDRLYGEIVVPGPIVKMSRTPLVVRWVARPVGYHNRLVLLHKLGLSKAEVERLEREGVVGYWDGQLGNMPPPGWKAEEDPVYMGEKDEVEI; translated from the coding sequence ATGAGTTACTTCAAGATAATAGAGAATATTATATCAAGCGCTAAAGGTGACCCTCCCTTGAAGGGGATAAGAGTGGTGGAGTTCGCCCACTACATATTGGGGCCCAACATTCCGAGGCTCCTCGCCCAGCTGGGCGCCGAGGTCGTAAAAATAGAGCCGCCGCCTAGAGGCGACAGGTGGAAATACCCGTCGATGTGGGGCGGCAAGGGGTTCTACAAGGGGATGAGAATAGACTACCTCTACCTCAACTCCAATAAGTACTTCGTCGGGATAGACTACAGGAAGGAAGAGGGGAGGAAGCTAGTATTGGAGCTCGTGAAGGGGGCCGACGTGTTTATAGAGAACATGGAGCCGGGGACTCTCGACAAATATGGTTTCGGCTATCTACAACTGAGGGAGGTCAACCCCAAGCTTATTTACGTCAGCGCCAGCGGGTACGGCAACTGGGGCCCGCTGTCGAGACTCCCAAGCTACGACATTATAGGGCAGGCGGAGTCCGGCGTGATAGACATAACGGGCTGGGAGGATGGAGTCAATGAGGCCTATAGGTTGCCCGACTATCCAGGCGACTGGTTGCCGTCCACAATGGCGGTGTCCGCCATATTAGCGGCTTTGATTTATAGGGAGAGGACCGGGAGGGGGCAGTACATCGATTTGTCCCAAGCGGCCAGCATGCAGAGATTTATGTACCACTTCACCTATATGTCTATAACTGGCTCTAGACTCAAGAGAAGCGGCTTTATAGATCCAAGCGCCTATGTCTCTGGAGTCTTCAAGACTGCTGATGGGAAGTTCGTCGCTCTGGCGGCCATGACGGAGAGACAATACGACGTGTTGGCCGAGGCAGTGCCGGGCCTCAGAGGCTTGAGGGACACCAGAGATCCGGAGTCCCTCTGGAAGAAATACGAGATCGTGCGGAGTTGGGCCTCGTCGAAAAGACTAGACGAGCTGTTGGACTTCGGCAAGAAGGCCGGAGTCCCCATACAGCCCGTATTGAACGACAAAGAGGTCTTGGACGACCCCTGGAGGGCCGAGAGGGGCTCTATACTTAAAATAAAGGATAGACTCTACGGCGAGATAGTCGTGCCTGGGCCTATAGTCAAAATGAGCAGAACGCCACTGGTGGTGAGGTGGGTGGCGCGGCCTGTGGGCTATCACAACAGGCTGGTGCTCCTACATAAGCTAGGCCTCTCTAAGGCGGAAGTAGAGAGGCTTGAAAGGGAGGGCGTGGTGGGATATTGGGACGGACAGCTGGGCAACATGCCGCCTCCCGGCTGGAAGGCCGAAGAGGACCCGGTCTACATGGGAGAAAAAGACGAGGTGGAGATATGA
- a CDS encoding 3-isopropylmalate dehydratase large subunit → MATWSEYVFAKKLGRSPSPGEIVEIVPDLVAFHDLTGYHVLEMMEKMGGVEVFDKNKLVVAFDHLAPAPTVRAAEIQVYIRRHVRSIGLKNFHDVGEGIMHQLILERYALPAQFVFGADSHTNMAGAVGAFAQGMGATDIAAMLKLGRTWLVVPQPMKVEIRGEAPLAVTGKDVVLHLLSVYKAEGLNGYSVDVYVEKPSAFPMDYRATVANMSTELGADALMFVPDSETSAFLEKTRGAAPKVDFKPAGGKYTDEYTVELNKLEPLVAAPHSPDNVKPVREVEGVEVDQVFIGSCTNGRLSDIEAAAKILKRGRTKARCIAVPASYAVFRQALEAGYIDILTKAGCVVTYGTCGPCIGGHFGVLGPGEVAVSTSNRNFVGRMGANDSKVYLANAYTAAAAALEGRIVDPRKYLT, encoded by the coding sequence ATGGCTACATGGTCTGAATACGTATTCGCCAAGAAGCTCGGGAGGTCGCCGTCCCCCGGCGAAATAGTCGAGATAGTCCCCGACCTAGTGGCCTTCCACGACCTGACGGGATACCACGTGCTGGAGATGATGGAGAAGATGGGCGGAGTGGAGGTGTTCGACAAGAACAAGCTGGTCGTCGCATTTGACCACCTGGCCCCGGCCCCCACGGTCAGAGCCGCCGAGATACAGGTCTACATCCGCCGCCATGTGCGCTCCATAGGCCTCAAGAACTTCCACGACGTTGGGGAGGGCATTATGCACCAGCTGATACTCGAGAGGTACGCGCTCCCGGCGCAGTTCGTCTTCGGCGCCGACTCCCACACCAATATGGCCGGAGCCGTGGGCGCCTTCGCACAAGGCATGGGGGCCACCGACATAGCCGCCATGTTGAAGTTGGGGAGGACTTGGCTGGTCGTGCCGCAGCCCATGAAGGTGGAGATAAGGGGTGAGGCCCCCTTGGCGGTCACGGGAAAGGACGTAGTGCTCCACCTGCTTTCTGTGTACAAGGCCGAGGGCCTAAACGGCTACTCGGTGGACGTCTACGTCGAGAAGCCTTCGGCGTTTCCCATGGACTACAGAGCCACTGTGGCCAACATGTCGACGGAGCTAGGCGCAGACGCCCTTATGTTCGTGCCCGACTCCGAGACCTCGGCGTTCTTAGAGAAGACGAGAGGCGCCGCACCTAAAGTCGACTTCAAGCCCGCCGGCGGTAAGTACACCGACGAGTACACAGTGGAACTGAACAAATTAGAGCCCCTCGTGGCGGCGCCCCATAGCCCTGACAACGTGAAGCCCGTGAGGGAGGTCGAAGGCGTCGAGGTGGACCAGGTCTTCATTGGAAGTTGTACCAATGGCCGCCTCAGCGACATAGAGGCCGCCGCCAAGATCCTCAAGAGAGGGAGGACAAAGGCGAGATGCATAGCAGTCCCCGCCTCCTATGCGGTATTCAGACAGGCTCTGGAGGCTGGCTATATAGACATATTGACTAAAGCCGGTTGCGTCGTGACTTACGGCACCTGCGGGCCCTGTATAGGAGGCCACTTCGGCGTGTTGGGGCCCGGCGAGGTGGCCGTCTCTACGAGCAACAGGAACTTCGTCGGGAGGATGGGCGCCAACGACTCTAAGGTCTACCTTGCCAACGCCTATACGGCGGCCGCCGCCGCGCTAGAGGGGCGTATAGTCGACCCAAGGAAGTATCTAACATAG